The nucleotide sequence TGTCAACAGGATTGAACTGAAGAGGATGAGAAATAAACTGCGCATCAGATTCTCTTGCAGGTGGGAACAGGTTGGCGGGGAAACTGTTTTGAACCTCTATTTTCACGGATTTGAGCCGAAAGCTCAAGTGGTTCACCGAAAAATGGGCTGGCTGCGACTCAGATGAGTACCGGATCCGGGAAGTGATCGGGAATGGTTGCCGGGTCGAGGAATGTCTGAAACCAGAGTTCAAGGACCAGCAGTGACCAGAGCCGCGCACTGTGGTCCCACTGCAGATTCAGGTGCTCACTGATCAGCTGCTCGACGGCTTGCGGGTCAAAAATCTGACGGTCGATGGCCCTTTGATCTAAGAGTACATCAAACAGCAGTGGTTTGAGTTCGTTGCGGAACCAGTGATTAAGGGGGACACCAAAGCCCATCTTTTTCCGTGTTTGAATGGATTCGGGCAGCAGATCGGAAAAGGTGTCAGTCAGGATCTGTTTGCCGCGGCCTTTGTGCATTTTGTATTTCAAAGGCATTGCCGCTGCGAGTTCAGCGACGTGGTGATCCAGGAACGGGCTGCGACATTCAAGGCTGTGTGCCATACTGGCGATATCGACTTTGGTCAGGATGTCACAGGGGAGATAGGTCTGCACATCGGTGGCCGTGGTGCGGGTGACAAAGTCACGATCCGGGCAGAGCTGGTAGGCGTCGAGCAGAAACTGATCGGCGTCGAAGTCCGTGAGCTGTTCCCGGAATCCGGGGGAGTACATTTCCTGGCGTCGCTCGGTATCAAAAATACCAACCCATTTCAGATAGCGGCGTTCGGGGGGAACGGACAGTCCGGCGAGAAAGCGTTTGACGCGACGGCGAAACGATTTCTGCTCAACAGATGCAGGCATTTTCTGCCAGATTGAGGCGGTCATCATTTTTCTGGCGAAAGCGGGCAGGCGATCAAACCATTGGGACAAAGCAACCGCGCGGTACCGGTCATAGCCGGCGAACAGTTCATCTCCGCCATCTCCGGAGAGGGAGACGGTCACTTCCTGGCGGGTGACCTGCGAGAGATACATGGTGGGAATGGCGCTACTGTCCGCGAACGGTTCATCATAATGCCAGGCGAGGCGCGGCAGCATTTCCAGGGCGGCAGGTTCGACGACGTATTCGTGATGATCGGTTCCGAGCATCTTCGCTGCTTCGCGGGCATAGCTGCGTTCGTCAAACTGTTTGACCGGGAAACCGATCGAAAATGTGTGGACCGGGCGATCGGACATGCCCTGCATCAGTCCCGCGATGATGGTGGAATCGATGCCACCTGACAGGAAAGCGCCCAGGGGAACATCGCTGCGCATGCGAATCCGGACAGATTCGGTCAGGGTTTCTCGCAGCGCTGCTGACCACTGGTCTACTGACTGAAACGGGAACTGAGAATTGGTTTCCGGATGTTGATACGGGGGTGTCCAGTAGCGTTCAATCTGCAACTGCCCGTTTTCATAAACGGCCCGGTGTGCGGGCGGCAGTTTGTGATAACCTTTGAGGATCGACCAGGGGTGTGGCACATACTGGTAAGCAAGAAACAGATCAATCGCGTGGGGATCGACGGTTCTGTCGGCACCGGGAATCTGCAGCAGTGATTTCAGTTCACTGGCGAAACTCAGACGGTCTGCTTCCTGTCGGTAAAAAAGGGGTTTCTGCCCCAGGCGATCGCGGGCTATAAACAGACGCTGGCGGCGTTCATCCCAGATGGCAAACGCGAACATGCCTCGCAGGCGTTCGACGCAGGCGGTCCCCTGCTCTTCATAGAGGTGGACGATGACTTCGGTATCGGTTTCGGTCTTGAACTGATGCCCCTGTTGGATCAGTTCTTTGCGCAGTTCCTGGTAGTTATAGATTTCGCCGTTAAAGACAATCCAGACGGTTCCATCTTCGTTGGTGAGTGGCTGATGACCGGTTCCCAGGTCGATAATCGAGAGACGTCGATGTCCGAGCGCTGCACCAGCTTGGGACTGGGGCTGGAAATCGGCGAAGGAATTCCCGGGTGAAAACGATATGGATTTCCCCGGAATATCCGAATGAAAGCCTCCCGAATCATCCGGGCCTCGATGCGCCAGCACGCTGGTCATACGCTGTAGCACGTCGGGCGAGATGTTTTTGTCTCGCGAGGTCCACGAGGTACCGGTAATTCCACACATGGTAAACGGGTTCTACTCTTTGACTGAAAGGAAAAGTCTGATTGAGGATGCGATAATTTAAGCAAGCACTTCGCGGTAGAGTGCAGCGTAGCCTGCTGTCATTTTAGCGATACTGAAGTCCTGCTGCATCTTTTTTCGGGCAGCGGTGCCAAGATCAGTGGCGAGTTGAGGGTCTGCGAGGATACGTTCAGCATATTGTGCATACCCTGTGCAGTCACCGACTGAGGTTAAGAAACCGGTTTCCCCATGCATGACCAGTTCCCTGTTCGGGGGAATATCACTGGCGATGACCGGGATTCCATACGACATGGCTTCCATCAGGCTGTTGGACTGTCCTTCAAAATCACTGGCCAGCAGGAACAGGTCGAACAGGGGAAACAGCTGTTTCACATCCGGGCGGTGTCCCAGAAACCGCACATTGGGGGTTACCGTATATTTATGAGCCAACTGCTCCAGTTTGGCCCGTTCGGGGCCTTCGCCGATCAGCAGCAGAATGATCTTTTCGTTCATCTGTCTCAGCAACTGCAGTGTCCAGAGCAGGTCTTCAATGCGTTTCTGCCGTGCCAGTCGTCCAACAAAGGCCATCAACCGTGCATCGTCGGGAATATCCTGTTGCTGAAATAGTTCTTTGCGAATGGATTCCGTACTGGTGACTTCGGGGATGGGAATCCCGTTGGGGACAACACGCAAGATTGATTCCGGGACGCCCTGCTGCTGATAAAAATCGAC is from Gimesia maris and encodes:
- the asnB gene encoding asparagine synthase (glutamine-hydrolyzing) is translated as MCGITGTSWTSRDKNISPDVLQRMTSVLAHRGPDDSGGFHSDIPGKSISFSPGNSFADFQPQSQAGAALGHRRLSIIDLGTGHQPLTNEDGTVWIVFNGEIYNYQELRKELIQQGHQFKTETDTEVIVHLYEEQGTACVERLRGMFAFAIWDERRQRLFIARDRLGQKPLFYRQEADRLSFASELKSLLQIPGADRTVDPHAIDLFLAYQYVPHPWSILKGYHKLPPAHRAVYENGQLQIERYWTPPYQHPETNSQFPFQSVDQWSAALRETLTESVRIRMRSDVPLGAFLSGGIDSTIIAGLMQGMSDRPVHTFSIGFPVKQFDERSYAREAAKMLGTDHHEYVVEPAALEMLPRLAWHYDEPFADSSAIPTMYLSQVTRQEVTVSLSGDGGDELFAGYDRYRAVALSQWFDRLPAFARKMMTASIWQKMPASVEQKSFRRRVKRFLAGLSVPPERRYLKWVGIFDTERRQEMYSPGFREQLTDFDADQFLLDAYQLCPDRDFVTRTTATDVQTYLPCDILTKVDIASMAHSLECRSPFLDHHVAELAAAMPLKYKMHKGRGKQILTDTFSDLLPESIQTRKKMGFGVPLNHWFRNELKPLLFDVLLDQRAIDRQIFDPQAVEQLISEHLNLQWDHSARLWSLLVLELWFQTFLDPATIPDHFPDPVLI
- a CDS encoding glycosyltransferase, with the protein product MIANQSTVIKVSLLIPTLDQSGAEKQLSLLATSLPREEFEVQVIALTRGGPYETLLRQHNIPVTILNKRFKFDPLAYRALKKTIEQQQPDILHTWLFAANSYGRMAVRRMSKTLKTPKVIVSERCVDSWKSNWQHNVDRRLLPQTSLLVGNSQSVVDFYQQQGVPESILRVVPNGIPIPEVTSTESIRKELFQQQDIPDDARLMAFVGRLARQKRIEDLLWTLQLLRQMNEKIILLLIGEGPERAKLEQLAHKYTVTPNVRFLGHRPDVKQLFPLFDLFLLASDFEGQSNSLMEAMSYGIPVIASDIPPNRELVMHGETGFLTSVGDCTGYAQYAERILADPQLATDLGTAARKKMQQDFSIAKMTAGYAALYREVLA